A region of the Bombus pyrosoma isolate SC7728 linkage group LG15, ASM1482585v1, whole genome shotgun sequence genome:
ACTTTCTCAAGAAGCTAACAGATCTTCTGAGGATTGTTACTTATCAGTTGCAGAGCTACAATTTGCGAAAGAGTTTCTTGCAAGTATCGAAACACTTTTTAAAACAGTTGCTTTGCAACATATGCCTGGAAATTTTCAGACATTTGAAGTTGATACATTAGCTGTAAAACCTAATATGCAAgcatatgtatttttaaggGCTAATGATAGAATTAATGGAATCTTACTTCCTGGTTCAATGGACGAAGAAATAGATCTTGAACCAGGTTCCCaacatattatacaatatagtGCTGTAGCCGATTTAGTTAAAACTGGTGCTGTTAAATTAATCTAATATCTTATACAATTTAATAGTCTGAATAAAGAAAtctaatactttttatagtCATTGTATAATGAAGTCTTATTATTTAcagtatacaaaattaatgtattagAATAGATCTGTGTAATTAATctgttatgaaaaattatagaaaaggTTGAgacaatatgtatatgtatatatatatatacatttgtgtacatatattttattaaaaagtaattgtacattgaatttacatataatttcatatagtAATCTTTTccaacatatataaaatatattttgcattataaaatatctaaacaatatcaaaaatactattatatatgaaGTACAATGCTTTGCAGATGCAAACTTATGCTCCTTATGCAAATTTACTTGTGAACATTTTCACTGTGTATggacaatatttttacattaaacaaagtttaaaaaattatagctGGAGTATTTCAAAGAAGTTTTGATTGCAAGAAGTGTcattatacattaaatataaaataaataattatgtaagtAGGAACAATATTAGTATTTAccaaaattctaattatcttTCACTGTTTCACCATTATGAATTTGTGGTAGTGACTGCAATTCTGCATTGGTGCAGACACTGTTATAAGcctaaaatttgataaaaatttatacaaattataacaaattgttATAAACAGATATTATAAGtaagagaatatttaatataaatatacctcTTCTGCAATTTTTTTGAGTTGTTCAAACATTAGCTTCCCAGTTTCTTTGACCATACTAGTAAAATGGCCTTGCTCATTTTTAAGTAGAACATAGGGATGATCAAATTCAATTGCTTTTCCATGATCCATAACTAGCACTTTGTTACTATCCATAATTGTATTCAATCTATGTGCTATGGTTAATACTGTGCAACTCTTGAATTTTTGTCGAATAGTCTTTTGTATTAAGGCATCTGTCGCAGGATCGACATTAGCGGTAGCTTCATCAAGAAGCAGaatcttattatttcttaagATCGCTCGAGCTAAACAGAGTAACTGTCTTTGCCCCACACTGAAATTAGCTCCACCTTGATCGACATTATAGTCTAGAGAAGAAacacttaattttaattctacatCCTCAAGGGCAGCCCAAAGAGTAGCATCATCAAAATCATGAAATGGATCGAGATTATCTCGAAGCGTCGCTGAGAATAATACAggttcttgtgggataatagaaattttccttcGTAATTCATGAAGACCTATTTGTTTTGTATCTAATTTATCTATGTAAATAGCACCTTCGAGTTTAGCCAAACGAAACAAAGCTGATATCAAAGAGGTTTTACCAGCACCAGTGCGACCGACTATTCCTACCTAAAAATGCAACACTTAAcggttaatttaaatatatagataatatgctaattttgttgataaacaataataaattaccttTTCTCCAGATTTAATGGCAAAACATAAATCTTTAAGAACTGGTGGTGCGGAATCTTCATAgcgtaaatataaatgatcgaaatttatttctcctttAGAAGGCCACTGTGCAGACGGTTTTTTATTAGGTTCACTTTCAAATGGTCCCTCTTTATCGAGTTGTGTAAATTGTAGAATTCGTTCTACACTTGTCATTTGCGATATTGTTTCTGCAGTTTGACGCATTCCATGCTGAAGCATTCCACATAAGATTAATACTTGAGATATGGCTAATCCTACATTTCCCGCAAATGTATTTcctaaaaatatgtaaatagatatttaGTGACATAGTGTTAATTACTTCTCTGATGACagcataaatttataaattaccatCATCCAATATGATGAAGCTATAGGtaataaaagcaataaaacAAATAGACACAACATCTAATGCAAATCCAAAAGCAGTACTTGTTGCTATTGTCAAGTAATAAGCACTAGTATGAAGATCTTGGTGAACGTCGAATTCTTTCCGAACCATGTTATGCGCGCAAGCAGAACGAATTGTTGTTAGTCCTAATAAGGAAGAACTAACATGGGAGAAAACAGGACTTTTGgctaaaattttatagagaattgttaataatatcaCATTAATCAttctgaataatatttatctaataaattacaaaatgctTACTAGTTCCTTCAAAACGTTTCATATCTTGCGCAgttttaagataaatatttcgtatttgcCAATATAAGAAACCCATGATAAACATTGGAAATATTGTCCAccaattaataatgaaaactTGAACTAAAATTCCAACCATTACTGTAAATATTTGGATGGATTCTATCATCGTTCTTGGTAAAATTTCATCTACTGATCCAACATCCTTTGAGAAACGATTTAGAATGCGACctaaaatttaacattataatatttttattttgtataattttattttatataattttaaatacttacCAGAAGGATGTGTGTCAAAAAATAGCATCGGCGCTTTTAATAAACACGAAAACATGAGATTATGAAGATTTTTACTAGCattcatacatattttataaaatacaatatttcttgTGGATGTCAATACAATGCTTGTAAGGATGAATGCTCCATAAATCCACAAAGCAGTGTCACGATGGAGGTAAACTGTATTGGACCTCGCGTTAATAGTCCACgtctatacatataaaataaaaaataagattcgGCTCTATTTCTTAAATGGAAAAGAAGCAAAGTAAAATTACTAACAATATTATCAAAACTCTCATTTTTTAATGggaacaattttgaaattgtactATTAAAATCATCCATCTCCAATAAAGCCGTTTCATTTGTTGATTTATTTGTATCTCCGTCAGCGGAAAACGGTACTGTGCGGTTTTGTTCTGATAGTTGAACTGTATgattaatactattacgtttaatgcgtatttcttcttgttttgtcctaaaaaagaaaagagaacaaaaCACAAGATAACTCTTactaaaaggaaataataatagatactAACCAATAAGCAACCCAATAATCGCAACCACTACTTCCAATCTGTCCAAAAATTAAAGACCATACAAAAATCAGAATCATTAAGAGAGATCCTCCAgctcgaaaatatttccaataaagAGATTTAGAAACGTTTCCTTTTGCCATTAATTCCTCAGTTTCTTTTGGTTCTGTTTCATCATCATCTTTACCATTACCataattaatagataaatCAGGATTAGTATTATCATCAATTTCCATGACTTCCGAAtctcctttattttcttctgttgAAAGCATATGTAAAAAGTCTGTACGTTTGCTTTGAATTTCTGCAAATGTACCTTCACATTCGATTTTGCCCTAAAATaaacattactttataacataacaatgttataaaaataatataacataacaatagcataataatataataatgacaGTTTTGATTATTACTACTTACGTTATTCAATAGAATAATGTAATCgcaatcttttaaatattgaaccTGATGTGTTACAAgaattcttgttttatttcgaagataaTTTTTGATGCATTCATTGAACAATTGTTTTCCTACGTGAGTATCGACTGCGGATAGTGGAtcatctaataaataaatatccgCGTTCCTATATACAGCCCTGTTGTAACGatcatttgaataaaaagtGGTTCTTaaagttaatatttcaacataatatcgtttatttcttgTCGACATGTACCTAGCTAAATTAATTCTTGCTCGTTGACCACCACTGAGTGATGCGCCTCTATCTCCAACTAAAGTTCTGTCGCCGTAATTAAACTGCTGAAAATCTTTAAAGAGAGTACATACTCTAACAACATCATTATACTTTTCTTTATCATAAGACTGCCCAAAAAGTACATTATTGCGCACTGTACCCGAAAATAACCACGCTTCTTGACTAGCATAAGACACAGTAccatttacttttatttctccaTGTGATTGTTGTAGttcctttaaaattaattgaagaaacgaactctgaaaatgtacatgaAGATTAGCAGTATTCTGTATCACAAACAATGAAGACATTACTTTTtaaggatatatatatatatatatatatatatatatatatatatatatatgaggATATATTACCTTTCCTGCACCAACTGAACCAACAATAGCATAAAGCTTACCAGGTTCTATTTGAACATTGATATCATGTAACGTATTTGCAATTGTGTTTTCTGTCCAAGAtgctgtaatatttttcatcataaTACTACCATCTCCATTGGTTTGTTGTGACtggattatattattattttctttcaataaaaggaaattctaataaaaaaatgttatgttataaattacatatataaaatccACATAGAACAAAACGATGATAATTATTCATCTTACTTCAAGTCTCTTAATAGATACATGAGCCTCTGCAGCAGCAGATACAGCCATCGGGTATAATATTGCCATAGTAAGTTGGaggatattgaaatattgtgCCATCGAAAATACTTTATCGGCAGATATAGTGTTGCCGAGAAGTACATATGCCAtaattgtaaagtataatgttgtacgttcaGTAAACACAAAAGTAGCTAAGGTAAAACCTCGTAAGTACGATGCAACTGTTAGTACGTCTATCTCCTGactaaaaagtaattatacattttaaacacatttaataatttataatacttgtataataataataataacataacaaAACACGGAAGAAAACCTTCTAACAAAGCTAACAAGTTTTTCAAATGGTTGTTCCCaagtatacattttaatgactTGAATTCCACCAATTATTTCTGACATTAATCTTACTCTTTCGTCAGTCCTAACTGCgatttttaatcttaattttgATACCCATTTTCCTAGATATCCTACAATAAAACCACATTAgttagtttcttcttttataatttaaaaggcTATTACacaaacaaaattgtaatagcGATACATGataacatatatacataccttGAACAGGTACAGTTTGCATAGTTATAAGAAAAACACCAGCTAAAGATGCGATTCCTACACTTTCCCATATCATAAAAGTAATCAGAGCACCTTGAATTGGTAAGATCCAAATATAATGCAAcgctataaataattgttcaaaTCTTGCTACATCATTTGAcattatgtttataatttgtcCAGGAGTAGTAACATTAGTAGAAGATCTTGACAAACGCAAAATCTAAAAGCAATGGTATTTTAAGTAACAAtagttgataaatataaatttatggaTGATAATTTGTTTCACCTTTCTATACATTAGAGAGGAACATGCTACTCTCACTCTCATTCCAACTTCCATTAAACCTAACATAGAATGATGAGTAATTAAAGCTCCACATAAGACTATAAGTATAACAGCTGAAGCATAAATGTATGCTTCATTGGCTGTGGATGTTGCTCTAGGATCAAAGTGCCAGATAAGAAGACCTAACACATATGGTTGAATAACCCTAGAATTCCATagtgattaaaaattatacaacaatattataatatattataatgataaaaattatgcaATGATACATAAGAAACTTCACGCTCTTACCTTAAAACAACTGCTAAAAAAAACTGCCATCCTCCATAGTGAGCAAATGACCacataaatgttttttttaaagcattaaaaaatttaggTTTTCTATTTGCTCCTTCTGCGGACTTAACTTCTTTAATCCAGTTCCTAAGCAAGAATGGAGACAATACAAACATAGTTCatgatatgaattttatcagattcaaaatattgatattattcttATGTACATATGCTTATTACCTCTCGAGTTTATCTCCAAGATGTTGACTAACATCATTTGGCATGACATTGTAGATATCTTTAATCTCAAGATCATGATCCTTAGCATACCAAAATAGGGGTTTCAGCCAccttaaatataataataaatatttttatataacaatagctctatttaaaaaaaaattattataattgacaTAGAAAACTTACCAAAAGATCAGTTTACTAAAAACATTCGCCGTTAATTTTGGATTAGGATTGTCATACTTCTTACTAGAATCCATGATCGATCGTTTTACACATAGTACAGCTATTTCTACAAGAATAAACCATGCCGCACAAAAGAATTTGAGTAGTCACTCTAAAAAGCATTAAGTACATTTACGTTAATTCAACAGTAATTCTTCGCGTCATCATTAAGGAGTCACGAGTAACAATTCCGTTCCTCTCAACTAATTGGTAGGAGTTTTCTGTTACGAGATAGTAAGGAACCTATTAAGAAATGATTCAACAAATCATGACACGTGCACAACACGCGCACGATCGATTGAACGTATGTAATTACATAAGGTTCTCGAGATCACAAACTATTGCACAGTAATGCATAGTATTCGTGAGAAGATAGGATGTGATGAAAATGTCAAGGGCATTAACTTATCCCAAACATTAATAGGTTATTTTTACCTATCTATTTCTAGAAATTGTACTAATGAAAGGGGAGGAAGAATTATatccttccttttttattcGCAGCATGCAATGGATCATATATAATATGGGAACAAGGTgaattgcattaaaaaaatatatttacaagcGCTGATCATGTATTTAActaaaaattacaatgaatAATGTTTTATGAAGATAAGGAACTAAGATAGATAAAagcaataaatgaaaaaaattatgaaacttctATAACTATGTAGATAAGCTTATCGTGTAATATAATGTGATctaatataatgtaacatgAACATAATGTAATGAACATATGTTTACCATTTTATCAAGGTTTTCGTGTtttattcaatgaaaatatcaattaaagaatatatatgatGACTTTcaactttccttttttttgttattttcattacacAATTTCGTTGTCCAGACAACTGAAGTAAATTGTCACAGGATTTTTCTTGGGTAGCGGATGACTGACTTCCaaaatttcttgtaattaagaaaaatctttaattctttttcgGTTCGACAAtccaagaaaatttcaaataatatttcaagatatacGTGTTATTCTAAAGTAATCAAAATGGTATGacgtaaatgaaattcatgaTACTCTATTACACAAGCAATATATCTCTTTTTAACAATGTTCAGTACAATGTAAAATGAATTACATATGtttattttcaagtttcaaaCGATGTAAAGCATTTTTTGATTGCAGAAgactatttttattcaattgttAATCGTTAACGgaagttataaattttgctTCAGCGTGAGTGTATTTCAATGCACGTTGGTCAAGCAGGTGTTCAAATGGGTAATGCGTGTTGGGAATTGTATTGTTTGGAACATGGAATTCAACCGGATGGAACGATACCATCAGACAAAGTGTCCGGGACAAACGATTGTTTTAATACCTTTTTCAATGAAACCAGTTCTGGCAAGATGGTACCGCGTGCTGTGATGGTTGACTTAGAGCCTACGGTCGTTGGTTAgtttaatttccataaaaagaaaatctcaactatataaatcgtaaaatctTTTGAAACTCTATGGAAGGCTGATGTAACGAGTGATGttaaaattacgaatatttcaaaactcCCTATAGACGAAGTAAGGATAGGACGTTACAAGCAATTATATCACCCCGAACAATTAATCACGGGTAAAGAAGATGCTGCAAACAATTATGCTCGTGGTCATTATTCCATTGGTAGGGAAGTAATAGACTCTGTAATGGATCGGGTGAGAAGGTTGACGGATCAATGTACTGGACTTCAAGGATTCTTCGTCTTCCATTCGTTTGGAGGAGGCACCGGGTCGGGATTCACTTCGTTGCTTATGCAAAAACTGTCCGATGATTATGGAAAAAAGAGCAAATTAGAATTTGCCGTATATCCAGCACCACAAGTATGCAAAgccaaaaagaaagaaaaagaataaatagatatttttttcgCGTTTGTTTTATCTATAGTTACCTTGTATATATGATAGGAAGTTGGGTAACACAGTATCCTtacgtaaagaaaaataatgtgTAGGTGTCTACCGCCGTCGTAGAACCATACAACTCGATTCTGACAACTCACACTACAATCGGTCATTCGGATTGCGCGTTTATGGTGGATAACGAAGCGATTTATGATATATGTAGACGGAAGCTTGGTATCGAGCGGCCTTCATATGCGAATCTGAATCGCCTTATCAGCCAAGTGGTATCATCGATAACTGCCTCTTTGAGATTCGATGGTGCTCTGAACGTAGATCTAACGGAATTTCAAACGAACTTAGTACCATATCCTAGGATTCATTTCCCACTGGCGACTTATGCGCCGGTGGTTTCGGCTGATAAAGCTTTCCACGAAGGGATGTCCGTAGCAGAAATAACGTCCGAATGCTTCGAGGCATCCAATCAAATGGTCAAATGCGATCCTCGAGAAGGAAAATATATGGCCTGCTGCCTGCTTTATCGCGGGGAGGTGGTACCAAAGGATGTGAACGCGGCAATTGCGGCtatgaaaaggaaaagttGTATACGTTTTGTTGATTGGTGTCCGACTGGTTTTAAGGTCGGCATCAATTATCAACCACCTACTGTTGTTCCGGGTGGAGACCTCGCCAAGGTAtcaattattacataaatatgtcTGTCACTATCAGTAATAATTAAAGagcaaaatttaatgtttcgcGGTATTGTTTCCATGCGTTGTAATTAAAGGATTAAACATACTATAGTTGAAGCACTAATTCagttatttaaacattttttgagataatttatatattatttttaaaatgcaatTACAAAGTTAAATATGATATAGGTTCAAAGGGCGGTTTCAATGTTGTCGAACACAACAGCTATCGAGGAAGCCTGgtctaaattaaattacaagttCGATCTTATGTATCACAAGCGAGCATTCGTTCATTGGTACGTCGGAGAAGGTATGGAGGAAGGTGAGTTTGCAGAAGCGCGTGATGATCTTGCCGCATTAGAGAGAGACTACGAAGAAGTCGCACTCGAATCGTCAACCACACCAGATGCTTCGTtggaatattaatacatataaatgcaCGTAATCCGTGCAAGTATTTCGGCATTTTTCAGCTACCCAACAAAAGGACTTATGCATGATCAAATTAATTGTATGTACAAAGAGACTGGTGTTTTATATTACGCTTCTTATGTCTTGtgatttgtttatttattttcatctttttaataaaattatttttttataacatttatttaaaaaatatattaataaaataaacaaaaatatattcccCCAGTTAGCTTTGAAGTTTTGGGtgatgtataattaaattaaaaataaatttctatgtacTAGAAACAGTATTTTTACctcaaaaaaataaaactcataaattataacatacTTTCTGTTTTCGTAAATAGTAGAAGTggaatttattcaaaattccaaATCAGTATAATTATTGCACTAACAATAAGTACGTGGATATAGTGATTTATCACTTTCGCAaaacaagatatttaaattatctgaAGACAATATTATCGTGTTATTACTTGTAAagaatatatcttatatatatacaacattCACAAGTAAATGTAGTAACTTTACCGAATATACTTAACGAAAATAACTTTCTTTTAATGATAATGTACTGTATCACAAAAAAACTTTTGTGACAtcttatcattattatatttatatttctcttaatGCTAAAGTaatctctatttatttatgtttgcTTATCTTacaggaaattttaattacaattttgatttttacaaagaagataaaaaattgtaattgattAATGAAGGATGAAAAAGGtatatattagaataaattgctatataaaatacagttttaTAGTTatggttaaaataaatttaataatgatattgACTATTAACCAAATATTTTCCTGAACCTTCATACGAACAATTTATGCATAAATCcttatataacttaatacctaaatttcaaataataaaactatctgataaaaatagattccttagtttaattattacacCAAAAGTGTTGGAATAGGTTTTTTTCCAGGCCAAGCTTCTTTggcatattttttcttttttggttcCATCGTTCGTGTATCAGTAGGTCCTGGTATCTCTGGTACATGTGGTGTTTCTGTTTGTATTTGATTGGGTGTCATCTCTACCTCAGGAGCTGGATTTGGTAATGCAATACCAAGTCGAGATGATAATGAAGATAGTGCACTAGAAAATGGATTAAGAGATAACGACGATGGAGTAAATTGTTCTGGTGGTAAATCTTGATAGAGTTGAGGTGTAGTTGTTGTAGGTTGAAGATGCTTTAAAGGATTGTGATCCTCTGATAAGGATATTAAACCTCCTTCCATACGCATTCTctaaaatatcaatgaataataaatttataaaacatatataaataatatataatgttgaTTTGGAATAACCCTTACTTTACTGGGAACGACTGTCGTTTGTACAAGATTACGAAATCTTCCGACTGATGGATCAACGTCTTCTGGATTTATTACTTCTTCATCATCATTGAACgtaattccttttttctttcgttttctagTTGGTTTATGAATTTCATCGTCTGTTATTCCTAGCATAGATATACGTCTATTATGTGCAGTGTTAAATTCCGTTAAATTCTGTAATTAACAATACAGTTATTAAActatatcttaataatataatttaaatatacttgaatatatatacttaaatattacttGAGACATACATCAAGTTCTGTTTCTGTTTCAGGTAAACCTAGTAAACCACCAGCATCTGTATCTTCTGATAGTTTCTCTAATTCCTCTATAATTGGTCTTGTGCCAGTTTGAGGTCTTtctctaataatataataccgTGTA
Encoded here:
- the LOC122575550 gene encoding DNA replication complex GINS protein SLD5 isoform X1, whose product is MELDAGAQLIAEDSDQEEEELTAQSVLLAIEEAWLNEKFAPEILPHRSDLIECMLQQITHMEENMKRLDKGDLRLMIHRMELDRIKYVISNYLRARLEKIEKYTIHILSQEANRSSEDCYLSVAELQFAKEFLASIETLFKTVALQHMPGNFQTFEVDTLAVKPNMQAYVFLRANDRINGILLPGSMDEEIDLEPGSQHIIQYSAVADLVKTGAVKLI
- the LOC122575550 gene encoding DNA replication complex GINS protein SLD5 isoform X2, translated to MELDAGAQLIAEDSDQEEEELTAQSVLLAIEEAWLNEKFAPEILPHRSDLIECMLQQITHMEENMKRLDKGDLRLMIHRMELDRIKYVIIAELQFAKEFLASIETLFKTVALQHMPGNFQTFEVDTLAVKPNMQAYVFLRANDRINGILLPGSMDEEIDLEPGSQHIIQYSAVADLVKTGAVKLI
- the LOC122575541 gene encoding ATP-binding cassette sub-family C member 4-like isoform X2 — encoded protein: MDSSKKYDNPNPKLTANVFSKLIFWWLKPLFWYAKDHDLEIKDIYNVMPNDVSQHLGDKLERNWIKEVKSAEGANRKPKFFNALKKTFMWSFAHYGGWQFFLAVVLRVIQPYVLGLLIWHFDPRATSTANEAYIYASAVILIVLCGALITHHSMLGLMEVGMRVRVACSSLMYRKILRLSRSSTNVTTPGQIINIMSNDVARFEQLFIALHYIWILPIQGALITFMIWESVGIASLAGVFLITMQTVPVQGYLGKWVSKLRLKIAVRTDERVRLMSEIIGGIQVIKMYTWEQPFEKLVSFVRSQEIDVLTVASYLRGFTLATFVFTERTTLYFTIMAYVLLGNTISADKVFSMAQYFNILQLTMAILYPMAVSAAAEAHVSIKRLENFLLLKENNNIIQSQQTNGDGSIMMKNITASWTENTIANTLHDINVQIEPGKLYAIVGSVGAGKSSFLQLILKELQQSHGEIKVNGTVSYASQEAWLFSGTVRNNVLFGQSYDKEKYNDVVRVCTLFKDFQQFNYGDRTLVGDRGASLSGGQRARINLARAVYRNADIYLLDDPLSAVDTHVGKQLFNECIKNYLRNKTRILVTHQVQYLKDCDYIILLNNGKIECEGTFAEIQSKRTDFLHMLSTEENKGDSEVMEIDDNTNPDLSINYGNGKDDDETEPKETEELMAKGNVSKSLYWKYFRAGGSLLMILIFVWSLIFGQIGSSGCDYWVAYWTKQEEIRIKRNSINHTVQLSEQNRTVPFSADGDTNKSTNETALLEMDDFNSTISKLFPLKNESFDNITWTINARSNTVYLHRDTALWIYGAFILTSIVLTSTRNIVFYKICMNASKNLHNLMFSCLLKAPMLFFDTHPSGRILNRFSKDVGSVDEILPRTMIESIQIFTVMVGILVQVFIINWWTIFPMFIMGFLYWQIRNIYLKTAQDMKRFEGTRNTFAGNVGLAISQVLILCGMLQHGMRQTAETISQMTSVERILQFTQLDKEGPFESEPNKKPSAQWPSKGEINFDHLYLRYEDSAPPVLKDLCFAIKSGEKVGIVGRTGAGKTSLISALFRLAKLEGAIYIDKLDTKQIGLHELRRKISIIPQEPVLFSATLRDNLDPFHDFDDATLWAALEDVELKLSVSSLDYNVDQGGANFSVGQRQLLCLARAILRNNKILLLDEATANVDPATDALIQKTIRQKFKSCTVLTIAHRLNTIMDSNKVLVMDHGKAIEFDHPYVLLKNEQGHFTSMVKETGKLMFEQLKKIAEEAYNSVCTNAELQSLPQIHNGETVKDN
- the LOC122575541 gene encoding ATP-binding cassette sub-family C member 4-like isoform X1, coding for MDSSKKYDNPNPKLTANVFSKLIFWWLKPLFWYAKDHDLEIKDIYNVMPNDVSQHLGDKLERNWIKEVKSAEGANRKPKFFNALKKTFMWSFAHYGGWQFFLAVVLRVIQPYVLGLLIWHFDPRATSTANEAYIYASAVILIVLCGALITHHSMLGLMEVGMRVRVACSSLMYRKILRLSRSSTNVTTPGQIINIMSNDVARFEQLFIALHYIWILPIQGALITFMIWESVGIASLAGVFLITMQTVPVQGYLGKWVSKLRLKIAVRTDERVRLMSEIIGGIQVIKMYTWEQPFEKLVSFVRSQEIDVLTVASYLRGFTLATFVFTERTTLYFTIMAYVLLGNTISADKVFSMAQYFNILQLTMAILYPMAVSAAAEAHVSIKRLENFLLLKENNNIIQSQQTNGDGSIMMKNITASWTENTIANTLHDINVQIEPGKLYAIVGSVGAGKSSFLQLILKELQQSHGEIKVNGTVSYASQEAWLFSGTVRNNVLFGQSYDKEKYNDVVRVCTLFKDFQQFNYGDRTLVGDRGASLSGGQRARINLARAVYRNADIYLLDDPLSAVDTHVGKQLFNECIKNYLRNKTRILVTHQVQYLKDCDYIILLNNGKIECEGTFAEIQSKRTDFLHMLSTEENKGDSEVMEIDDNTNPDLSINYGNGKDDDETEPKETEELMAKGNVSKSLYWKYFRAGGSLLMILIFVWSLIFGQIGSSGCDYWVAYWTKQEEIRIKRNSINHTVQLSEQNRTVPFSADGDTNKSTNETALLEMDDFNSTISKLFPLKNESFDNITWTINARSNTVYLHRDTALWIYGAFILTSIVLTSTRNIVFYKICMNASKNLHNLMFSCLLKAPMLFFDTHPSGRILNRFSKDVGSVDEILPRTMIESIQIFTVMVGILVQVFIINWWTIFPMFIMGFLYWQIRNIYLKTAQDMKRFEGTTKSPVFSHVSSSLLGLTTIRSACAHNMVRKEFDVHQDLHTSAYYLTIATSTAFGFALDVVSICFIAFITYSFIILDDGNTFAGNVGLAISQVLILCGMLQHGMRQTAETISQMTSVERILQFTQLDKEGPFESEPNKKPSAQWPSKGEINFDHLYLRYEDSAPPVLKDLCFAIKSGEKVGIVGRTGAGKTSLISALFRLAKLEGAIYIDKLDTKQIGLHELRRKISIIPQEPVLFSATLRDNLDPFHDFDDATLWAALEDVELKLSVSSLDYNVDQGGANFSVGQRQLLCLARAILRNNKILLLDEATANVDPATDALIQKTIRQKFKSCTVLTIAHRLNTIMDSNKVLVMDHGKAIEFDHPYVLLKNEQGHFTSMVKETGKLMFEQLKKIAEEAYNSVCTNAELQSLPQIHNGETVKDN
- the LOC122575546 gene encoding tubulin alpha chain-like, translated to MHVGQAGVQMGNACWELYCLEHGIQPDGTIPSDKVSGTNDCFNTFFNETSSGKMVPRAVMVDLEPTVVDEVRIGRYKQLYHPEQLITGKEDAANNYARGHYSIGREVIDSVMDRVRRLTDQCTGLQGFFVFHSFGGGTGSGFTSLLMQKLSDDYGKKSKLEFAVYPAPQVSTAVVEPYNSILTTHTTIGHSDCAFMVDNEAIYDICRRKLGIERPSYANLNRLISQVVSSITASLRFDGALNVDLTEFQTNLVPYPRIHFPLATYAPVVSADKAFHEGMSVAEITSECFEASNQMVKCDPREGKYMACCLLYRGEVVPKDVNAAIAAMKRKSCIRFVDWCPTGFKVGINYQPPTVVPGGDLAKVQRAVSMLSNTTAIEEAWSKLNYKFDLMYHKRAFVHWYVGEGMEEGEFAEARDDLAALERDYEEVALESSTTPDASLEY
- the LOC122575549 gene encoding nuclear inhibitor of protein phosphatase 1; amino-acid sequence: MCFPARLISCPFNKKENCFKVVMANHYEVPNWAGKPPVGLHLDVLKNDKLIQKLMVDEKKCYLFGRNQQLNDFCIDHASCSRVHAALVYHKHLNRAFLVDLGSTHGTFIGNLRLEQHKPTQLPIDSTFHFGASTRYYIIRERPQTGTRPIIEELEKLSEDTDAGGLLGLPETETELDNLTEFNTAHNRRISMLGITDDEIHKPTRKRKKKGITFNDDEEVINPEDVDPSVGRFRNLVQTTVVPSKRMRMEGGLISLSEDHNPLKHLQPTTTTPQLYQDLPPEQFTPSSLSLNPFSSALSSLSSRLGIALPNPAPEVEMTPNQIQTETPHVPEIPGPTDTRTMEPKKKKYAKEAWPGKKPIPTLLV